GCGCTGTCGAACTGAGTCGAAGCGCTGTTGGTCCCGCTGTAACAGGGACCGGCAGCGCTTTTTTGTTTTGGGTAAATATGAAAACACAAACGATGCTTACGGAAAAAATCGGCTTCTCATTTCCGGTCCAGGTCTTGAAGTTTGCCGAGGAGGCCGGTGAGTTCCATGTGGTCGGCTATGCTGCCACGACCGATTTTGATTTACAGGGCGACATCATAACCGAGGATGCCCTGAAAGCGTCATCTCTCGACCTGCTCAAGAACTCCACCGTACTCCTTAACCACGATATGAAATTGCCAATCGGCAAAGTGACCAAGGTGGAGTTTGACCAACATGGCCTCTTGATAGACGCGCTCATCTCAAAAACCGAGCAGGACATCATCCAGAAGATCAAAGAGGGCGTCCTTAATAAATTTTCCATTCGCGGACAGGTGCTGGAACGGGAGCGCAAGTTTTCTCCGGAGCACGACCGCATGGTCAACGTGATCCAGCGCATGAGCCTGGTTGAAGTATCGCTTGTGTCGGTTCCCGCAAATCCCGAGGCCAAGGCCATCGGGTGGTACATAGCGAAGGCCCTTAACAAAACAGCAGAACAAGGAGACAAGACAATGCCAGATGAAGTGATCATAGAGGAATTACCCGCGCAAGACGGTAGTCCAACGCCGCCGCCGGCCGCTGAACAGCCTGCGCCGGAACCTGCGGCCGCCAAAGCAAACAAACCTGCCCCGGAGGAAAAGCCCAAAGCCGCCGACGCGTTCGCTCAGGCGCAGGCGCAGAAGCCGACGGAAATCCATAAAACCGATACGGGCATCATGAAAGCACGGCTCGAACCGGCGTTTGTCCTGCTGGACAAGCTGATATCCCTGGGCGGCCAGGCCGGGAGCATAGCTCAGCAGGCTAAAACCCTGCTCAAGCAGATGGCCGGGGAGACCGTTCCCGCCAATCCGGTGACCGCCAAGACAATCGACGCGAACGAATTGGCGAAACTGGTTGCGGGCGAGGTCGCCAGGCAGGTGGAAACCGCGCTCAAAGCCATCCCGACCCTGCGGAAAGGCCTCATCCAGTCGGATATCGAGGCCGACGAAGTAAGAAAGCAATTCGACAGCCTATCGCCGGAGAAAAAGCTCCGGGCGGTGCTGGCGGTTCGGGAAAGCAAATAGGAGGAACACGTAATGAATGATTTAGAGCAACTGAAGAAGGCGTTAGACATGGCCAGCGCGGGCGGCACTATGCAGCAGCCCATGATTGACAAGGTGCTGCAGGAACTCATTGAAGTCAACAACCCCCTGCGCGTGAATCTACCCCGCAAGCCGGGGGCAGGCTCCGCGTGGATACTGAACCAGCGGACCTCCCGTGGCGCGGGCGCCGGGTTCGTAAACGACACGGAGGAACCGACTGAAACCCAGGGGAGTGTCATCCCGAAGTCCTTCCCCTACCAGACCATCCTGGACCGCCGCAAGATTACGCGCAAGCTCCAGGCCGTGGGTAAGAGTCTCCTGGACGTAGAGGCTGATGAGGTTGAGAGCGGCCTGCAGAACGTGCGCGACTCGGAAGAGAACGCGCTCATCAACGGCGACGCGGTTGCCAACCCGAAGCAGTTTAACGGCATGAGGAAGCTCATCCCAACCGGCCAGGTGGCGGTTGCCGGAGCAAACGGCGCGCCTTTGAGCCTTGAGCTCCTGGATGCGGCCATTGACCTAAACCGCGGCAATCCCAGCATGCTGATAATGTCCAAGAAGGCCAACCGCAAGTTGAACGGCCTGCTCCAGGCACAGCAACGGTTCACGGACACAATGGAAGTCAAAGGCGGCTTCCGCTTGCAGAACTATAACAGCATCCCGATTTTCCGGTCCATCTGGATATCGGACGCACAAACGCAGGGCACAGCCACCAACTGCACAGACATCTTCGTGCTGGACACAAGCGCCATCTGGGTCGGGGAACTTACCCCCTTGAAGATGCTGCGCCTGGCGCAGAAATCCTCACAGGGCAGCGAGTTCGACATCTTCGAGGACATCACGCTGGTTCTGGCCAATGACATAAAGGCGTCAAGGCTGGCCGGTGTGACCCTGTAAGGAGGCCGGATGTTCAGGCTAAAAAAACTGTATCCACCGTTCGGCACTAAGGACGCGCCGGTCATTGAGGCCTCTTACGCAGAAGGCACTGTTGAGGTCGTGGACGGACTCTGCGAGGTTAAATTACCGGAAACCAGAGACCGGCTGCTTAAAATGGGATATGCCGAATTACCCGCAGACGCACCGGCAAAACCGAATGGGAAGGAAAAAAAGAGGAGATAGCCAGTGGCACATCCTTTCCCCCTGCCACCGCCGCCCAATTTCAGGGTGGCGCAAGTGGAGCCGACGTATATACGGCTTACCTGGTCCGATTACCCGGTGGAGTTTAAGGCAAACCGCCGGTTACGCGGGTTCAGGCTTTATAAATCGGCAGTCAAGAATGAATTAGGCCGGCGAATAGCCGATGAGAAAACTTTGGGCACGGGAGTATTCCATTATGACGACCATGAGCCTGACGCGGGCCCGACAAGGTTTTACACCATGGTCGCAGTTGAAGACTCCGGCTGGGGCGATGGCTTATTCGGTGTCGGGCCATACGGCCAACCCGATCCCGGCGGCTTTGATCTGATGCCTTTTAATACCCGCCCTTGGGGCGCACCCGTGAGAGGCTGGAGCGAAGCGCCCTATGGCAGCGAGCCTTATGGCTTTTAGGATGATTGAATATGGCTGAGACTCTAAGCGATAAACTTAAACTGTCCAAGCGTGACACCGGCGACCTTAACTGGGGCCAGGGCGCGAACGCGAACCTGGACTCTATCGATGCGCACGTCCAGCAAGCACTGTTAAGGCCACCCCGAACGCTAATCGCTACTCTTGGCAGCGGCGGGGTCGGCGCCAACCTGTCGGGCAATACCGCTTATTTATATAAGGTAACAGCGGTCAATACCGCAGGCGAGACTACCGAAGGCACAATACCGGCAATCGTAGAAGCGCAGGTTACCCAACCGGTAACACCGCTGCCGGTCATCATCCAGTGGGAAACGGTCAAAGGCGCAACCGGTTACAAGATTTATAAGTCCACAGCATCCGGCCAGGAGAAGTTTCTGGCTTCCGTATCCGGCGAATCCACCGCCACCTATACTGACAGCGGCAATACCGCGACCAATCCAGCAATTTCGGTTCCGGTCTCAAACTCGGCCAAGACCTCAGTGTCAAAGATCATCGCCGGAACAAATATGACGATTTCGCCTTCAGACGGCACGGGTGATGTGACCGTCAATGCCACAAACCAGACACCGGTCGACGCGTCGGACACGGTCAAAGGCATCGCCAAGCTTTCCGTAGCTCCGGCTTTGGCCGCCAACCCCATCGCAGTTGGCGACAACGATGCCAGAAACACCAACGCAAGGACACCGACAGGCACGGCAAGCGGCGACCTCAGCGGGTCATATCCCGGTCCCACGGTTTCAAAAGTCAACGGCACCAGCGTACCGGCAGCCCCTTCTGCTGGACAGGTTTTGACGGCGACCAGCGCGACAGCAGCGGCGTGGCAAGCCCCAGCTGGCGGCGGCGGTTATTCAACAACCGTGGTGCCAGCGCCTACCGGAGTGGCCGCGACCGACACGGCGAATATCCAGACCGCATTGAATGCCAAGGGCGTTTATACCGGCGCGAGCACTGTTGTTTTGCGGGAGGGCACATACATTGTTAACGCCACCTTGAACATCCCGGATAACACGATACTTAAAGGCCAGGGCATGAACGCCACAATAATCAAGGCCGATGCCGCCCTTGGGGCGGTTCCGATAATCAGCCATATCGGGAATGGCACCTATATTGAGCTTAGGGACTTCAAGGTCAACTGTTTCTTTTCGGGGCGCGGGGCGGTTGCGTCTAACGATATCTCGCTTAGCGGCCGCCTGACACGCCTTGAACGAATCTGCATGGTCGGCCACACAGCTTCCACGGGCGCATTTTCCGCGATACGGCTGGTGTGCGGCTCAAGTGCCGTAGGTGGCTCGGTAATCCGTGATTGCGAGTTTCAGGTTATGGGTGATATGGGCTCAGCAGCGCCTGCCTGCGGGAGCGG
The sequence above is a segment of the Elusimicrobiota bacterium genome. Coding sequences within it:
- a CDS encoding phage major capsid protein, giving the protein MNDLEQLKKALDMASAGGTMQQPMIDKVLQELIEVNNPLRVNLPRKPGAGSAWILNQRTSRGAGAGFVNDTEEPTETQGSVIPKSFPYQTILDRRKITRKLQAVGKSLLDVEADEVESGLQNVRDSEENALINGDAVANPKQFNGMRKLIPTGQVAVAGANGAPLSLELLDAAIDLNRGNPSMLIMSKKANRKLNGLLQAQQRFTDTMEVKGGFRLQNYNSIPIFRSIWISDAQTQGTATNCTDIFVLDTSAIWVGELTPLKMLRLAQKSSQGSEFDIFEDITLVLANDIKASRLAGVTL
- a CDS encoding glycosyl hydrolase family 28-related protein, which codes for MAETLSDKLKLSKRDTGDLNWGQGANANLDSIDAHVQQALLRPPRTLIATLGSGGVGANLSGNTAYLYKVTAVNTAGETTEGTIPAIVEAQVTQPVTPLPVIIQWETVKGATGYKIYKSTASGQEKFLASVSGESTATYTDSGNTATNPAISVPVSNSAKTSVSKIIAGTNMTISPSDGTGDVTVNATNQTPVDASDTVKGIAKLSVAPALAANPIAVGDNDARNTNARTPTGTASGDLSGSYPGPTVSKVNGTSVPAAPSAGQVLTATSATAAAWQAPAGGGGYSTTVVPAPTGVAATDTANIQTALNAKGVYTGASTVVLREGTYIVNATLNIPDNTILKGQGMNATIIKADAALGAVPIISHIGNGTYIELRDFKVNCFFSGRGAVASNDISLSGRLTRLERICMVGHTASTGAFSAIRLVCGSSAVGGSVIRDCEFQVMGDMGSAAPACGSGYISANSVLIQGCVFRAYSGDITLIHGSPGTNNNGRVAIIDNEFHLLSSNITYLIKMYTGIVAHNRFYRESGTTTESVSTAGITATNISVTGNVALNSGNGAINAYGTLITVTGNVGFSAYTGGTPVNNV
- a CDS encoding HK97 family phage prohead protease produces the protein MKTQTMLTEKIGFSFPVQVLKFAEEAGEFHVVGYAATTDFDLQGDIITEDALKASSLDLLKNSTVLLNHDMKLPIGKVTKVEFDQHGLLIDALISKTEQDIIQKIKEGVLNKFSIRGQVLERERKFSPEHDRMVNVIQRMSLVEVSLVSVPANPEAKAIGWYIAKALNKTAEQGDKTMPDEVIIEELPAQDGSPTPPPAAEQPAPEPAAAKANKPAPEEKPKAADAFAQAQAQKPTEIHKTDTGIMKARLEPAFVLLDKLISLGGQAGSIAQQAKTLLKQMAGETVPANPVTAKTIDANELAKLVAGEVARQVETALKAIPTLRKGLIQSDIEADEVRKQFDSLSPEKKLRAVLAVRESK